The Rubricoccus marinus nucleotide sequence TGGTGGTCTAGCCTCTGGCGCCAGAGGCTGGCACCTCGCCGGACGCGGGCACCCGGGCGGGTGGTGCACCGGTTTTTCCTGAAGCCTCTGGCGAAGCGCCGCTATCTTCGGCGCACGTTGCCGGGCCTCGCAGGAGACCCGGCGGCGTTGTTTCTACGGGACGCCAGAGGCTCTGCCGCGCGCGCCCGCCTCCTCAGACTTCTCCCCCGCACGGCGGGGTACGCGTTATGGGCATGATGGTAAAAATCCGCCAGAAGGTGGGATCGGCCATGATCTTCGTGCTGGTGCTGGCCTTCGGCGGGCTCTGGATGCTCCAGGACTCCGGCGTCTTCGACGCGATCGGCGGCGGCCCACAGGGCAGCTCCATCGCGCGAGTCGACGGCATCGACGTGTCCGCCGAGCTGTTTGACCAGGCCGTTGAGCAACGCGTACAGCTCTACGAACAGCAGGGCATCGAGGTCACCGAAACCGTCCGTGCGCAGATCGAGACCGAGGTCTTCGACGCGCTCGTGGACAACGCGCTCCGCGAGAAGGAGATGGAGCGCCTCGGCATCGAGGTCTCAGACGCCGAGGTCACCGACCTCATCACCGGCGCCAACCCGGACCCGCTCATCCTGCAGCTCTTCCCCGACGGGCAGGGCGGCGTGGATCGCGCCAGCATCCGCGAGCTCGTGGACCGCGCGAGCGATGACCCACAGCTCCGCACGCAGCTTGTCGGCCTGCAAGAGCAGATCCGCCAGGGCCGCCGCCAGGCCAAGCTCGACGCGATGGTGAACGCGAGCGTTCGCGTGAGCTCCGCCGAGATTGAGCGGGAGTTCGTGCGCCGCGCCCGCCGCGCCGCCGTGCAGTACGTCGCCCTCCGCTACGCGGACGTGGCCGACAGCGAGGTCGAGATCAGCGACGCGGACCTTCAGTCCTACTACCGCGAGAACTCGGACGACTACGAGCGCGAGGCGACCTCCACCGTGGAGTACGTCTCGTTCCCGAAGACGCCGACGGCAGCCGACTCCGCCAAGGCTCTCAACGAGCTCCGCGAGATCCGCAGCGGTCTCGCTGCCGCGCAGGACCCCGGCGCGTTCGCGTCGCAGTACACGTTCGGCGCCGTCACGGCCCCGGAGTTCACGCCAGCGGCGGACCTGCCGCCGAAGCTCGCCGACGCCATCTACTCCAACGTCCAGGTCGGCCGCGTCGTCGGGCCGGTCGTCGCAGGAGGCGAGGCGGCGGTCGTCAAGATTACTGGCGTCCGCGATGCGGAAGACCCGATCGTCCACGCGCGTCACATCCTGCTCCCCGCCACCCAGGCGGCGCAGGCCAACTCGCTCAAGGCTCGGATTCAAAGCGGCGAGATCTCGTTCGAGGACGCGGCACGTCAGAACTCCATCGACGATGCCAACAAGGCCACTGGCGGTGATCTCGGCTGGTTCAGCCGTGGCCGGATGGTTCGTCCGTTCGAGGAGGCCGTATTCGCGGCTCCCGTTGGAACGGTCGTCGGTCCGGTGGAGACGCAGTTCGGCTTGCACCTCGTCCGGGTAGAGGCCCGCGCGAACCAGCAGGCGCAGATCGTGCGCATCACGCGCCCGGTCCAGGGTGACTACACCAAGATCCGGGACCGCGCGGAGGACTTCCAGGTCTTTACCGAGGAGGAAGGTCTGGTGTTCGCCGATGCCGCCCGCGAGCAGAACCTCCAGACCACGAGCGTGCTCGTGACCGAGGACCAGAACGCGCTTCCGAATCTTCAGGTCGGTCGCGACTTCTTCCGCTTCGTCCGCGGAGCCAAGGTGGGAGACCTCTCCGACCCACTCGACGCCGGTGACCAGATCATCGTCGCTCGCTTGGCCGAGAAGATCCCCGCCGGCACGCGTCCCTTCGAGGAGGTCGAGTCGCAGGTTCGCTCCGAGGTGCTGATCGCGAAGAAGCGGGCCGTGCAGGCCGAGCGACTCCGCGCCGCTGCCACGTCGACCGCCTCGCTCAACGCGATCGCGCAGGCCTCTGGCG carries:
- a CDS encoding peptidylprolyl isomerase; the encoded protein is MMVKIRQKVGSAMIFVLVLAFGGLWMLQDSGVFDAIGGGPQGSSIARVDGIDVSAELFDQAVEQRVQLYEQQGIEVTETVRAQIETEVFDALVDNALREKEMERLGIEVSDAEVTDLITGANPDPLILQLFPDGQGGVDRASIRELVDRASDDPQLRTQLVGLQEQIRQGRRQAKLDAMVNASVRVSSAEIEREFVRRARRAAVQYVALRYADVADSEVEISDADLQSYYRENSDDYEREATSTVEYVSFPKTPTAADSAKALNELREIRSGLAAAQDPGAFASQYTFGAVTAPEFTPAADLPPKLADAIYSNVQVGRVVGPVVAGGEAAVVKITGVRDAEDPIVHARHILLPATQAAQANSLKARIQSGEISFEDAARQNSIDDANKATGGDLGWFSRGRMVRPFEEAVFAAPVGTVVGPVETQFGLHLVRVEARANQQAQIVRITRPVQGDYTKIRDRAEDFQVFTEEEGLVFADAAREQNLQTTSVLVTEDQNALPNLQVGRDFFRFVRGAKVGDLSDPLDAGDQIIVARLAEKIPAGTRPFEEVESQVRSEVLIAKKRAVQAERLRAAATSTASLNAIAQASGGTVQTVEALTLANPTVPGFGREPRLVGAAFGLRPGQRSGVIEGENAAFVVRTTGLRGGLPNEMTDQTRDQIATQLLQRKRQQVQQAWLQALRDGADIEDYRSRFL